In Deinococcus sonorensis KR-87, a single window of DNA contains:
- a CDS encoding alpha/beta fold hydrolase: MTSPERFVFETRTSLSGSAALPVQLGVETLGTLNARRDNAVLVCHYYTGTSHAMGEGGWWAPLIGPGRPLDPDRFLVVCMNSLSNVQARDPQVVTTGPDSLHPDGTPYGARFPAWTLADLFSLQLELMRQLQLPAWHAVVGPSFGGMQALQWAARAPELAPRVAAFVTSPHAGPVLRGVFQPALHDAAQRGDDVTAALRLITFFGLGADGIEAQFPGGLDDHLQERGRTASLRHVLDIGRAVGTHDLSEVAEWPQLFARWRQLGTRLSTVNVQGDQFFPAAEMRRFAAQARAAGVDFTHREVQSLAGHLACLQDPQPFGEALDALLNSPPAAPPLTPEPEERPTWR, encoded by the coding sequence GTGACCTCCCCAGAACGCTTCGTCTTCGAGACGCGCACCTCGCTCTCGGGCAGCGCCGCGCTGCCGGTGCAGCTGGGCGTGGAGACGCTCGGCACCCTGAATGCCCGGCGCGACAACGCGGTGCTCGTCTGCCACTACTACACCGGCACCAGCCACGCGATGGGCGAGGGCGGCTGGTGGGCGCCGCTGATCGGGCCGGGCCGGCCGCTCGACCCGGACCGCTTCCTGGTGGTGTGCATGAACAGTCTTTCGAACGTGCAGGCGCGCGACCCGCAGGTGGTGACCACCGGCCCCGACTCGCTGCACCCGGACGGCACCCCGTACGGCGCGCGCTTCCCGGCGTGGACGCTCGCGGACCTGTTCTCGCTGCAGCTGGAGCTGATGCGGCAGCTGCAGCTGCCCGCGTGGCACGCGGTGGTGGGCCCCAGCTTCGGCGGCATGCAGGCGCTGCAGTGGGCGGCGCGCGCCCCGGAACTGGCGCCGCGGGTGGCGGCGTTCGTCACCAGTCCGCACGCCGGGCCGGTGCTGCGCGGGGTGTTCCAGCCGGCGCTGCACGACGCCGCGCAGCGCGGCGACGACGTGACGGCGGCGCTGCGGCTCATCACCTTCTTCGGGCTGGGCGCCGACGGCATCGAAGCGCAGTTCCCCGGCGGGCTGGACGACCACCTGCAGGAGCGTGGCCGCACCGCCAGCCTGCGGCACGTGCTGGACATCGGCCGGGCCGTCGGCACCCACGACCTCAGTGAGGTGGCCGAGTGGCCGCAGCTGTTCGCGCGCTGGCGGCAGCTCGGCACCCGGCTGAGCACCGTGAACGTGCAGGGCGACCAGTTCTTCCCGGCGGCCGAGATGCGGCGCTTCGCGGCGCAGGCGCGGGCGGCCGGGGTGGACTTCACGCACCGCGAGGTGCAGAGCCTCGCCGGGCACCTGGCGTGTCTGCAGGACCCGCAGCCGTTCGGCGAGGCGCTGGACGCGCTGCTGAACAGCCCGCCTGCCGCACCCCCACTCACCCCGGAGCCGGAGGAGCGCCCGACATGGCGCTGA
- a CDS encoding amino acid ABC transporter substrate-binding protein codes for MKNFLTLAMMLAFSCAGAVKVGVLLPLSGSGSVSGQAAQNGYRLALEEINRAGGVLGKPLELDFADDGSTPAKAVPEFVRLVTVDRVDFMAGGVSSATSIAVSGPARQYNTFMAWIGAAAVTVQDAFAGDPYFFHYHPWAYDNVTAVLAYYRYLKSSKGAKNIAIAYEDGPFGASGIDSLVALLKKNGFNVVLSEKFKSGSGNFGPFVSKAKAAKPDIIHWIGYDVDALPLATEIRQQGLNVGMVYGTPPSWPVGFEKNPLAQGVAGLSLWLPSSPQPASRSFVAAYQKRFGSVTEEYFAPLAYVNLKTLADAINRAGSTDKDKVAAELAKTDVDTPFGRLTFSESGKTKYQGFKAGSWLDFQFRDGARLPVYPVKFARGTIQYNSTR; via the coding sequence ATGAAAAACTTTCTCACGTTGGCAATGATGCTGGCCTTCTCCTGCGCTGGCGCGGTGAAGGTCGGGGTGCTGCTTCCGCTGTCCGGGTCCGGCAGCGTGTCGGGGCAGGCGGCCCAGAACGGGTACCGCCTGGCGCTCGAGGAGATCAACCGCGCGGGCGGGGTGCTCGGCAAGCCGCTGGAGCTGGACTTCGCGGATGACGGCAGCACGCCCGCCAAGGCGGTGCCGGAGTTCGTGCGGCTCGTGACCGTCGACCGGGTGGATTTCATGGCGGGCGGCGTGTCGAGCGCCACCAGCATCGCCGTGAGCGGCCCGGCCCGGCAGTACAACACCTTCATGGCCTGGATCGGCGCGGCGGCCGTCACGGTGCAGGACGCGTTCGCGGGCGACCCGTACTTCTTCCACTACCACCCGTGGGCGTACGACAATGTGACGGCCGTGCTGGCGTACTACCGCTACCTGAAGAGCAGCAAGGGCGCCAAGAACATTGCGATTGCCTACGAGGACGGGCCGTTCGGGGCGAGCGGCATCGACTCGCTGGTGGCGCTGCTGAAGAAGAACGGCTTCAACGTGGTGCTGAGCGAGAAGTTCAAGAGCGGCAGCGGCAACTTCGGGCCGTTCGTGAGCAAGGCCAAGGCCGCGAAGCCGGACATCATCCACTGGATCGGGTATGACGTGGACGCGCTGCCGCTCGCCACGGAGATCCGGCAGCAGGGCCTGAATGTCGGCATGGTGTACGGCACGCCGCCGTCCTGGCCGGTGGGCTTCGAGAAGAACCCGCTGGCGCAGGGCGTGGCGGGCCTGAGCCTGTGGCTGCCGAGCAGTCCGCAGCCGGCCAGCCGCAGCTTCGTGGCGGCGTACCAGAAGCGGTTTGGGAGCGTGACCGAGGAGTACTTCGCGCCGCTGGCGTACGTGAACCTCAAGACGCTCGCCGACGCGATCAACCGCGCCGGCAGCACCGACAAGGACAAGGTGGCGGCGGAACTGGCGAAGACCGACGTGGACACGCCGTTCGGCCGGCTGACCTTCAGCGAGAGCGGCAAGACGAAGTACCAGGGCTTCAAGGCCGGCAGCTGGCTGGACTTCCAGTTCCGTGACGGCGCGCGCCTGCCGGTGTACCCGGTGAAATTCGCGCGCGGCACCATCCAGTACAACAGCACCCGCTAA
- a CDS encoding branched-chain amino acid ABC transporter permease — translation MDLFLQTLLNGLLQSGVYALVAAGLALAVGVVGIVNFAHGEYLMIGAFIAYGMSAVLGVDPLISVTVAALAVFAAGALTYRVAIRHVLVAPELNQMLLTFGIGIVLQNLALLLFGANTRTLSTGYQGSSLAVGPLTVGGPKLVAFLLAAALLGGLYTLLYRSSLGQQMRAVAQNRRGAALIGLNVDRVYLIAFSVACALSGVAGVLVATTLFASPTVGLVFSLKAFAIIVMAGLGNLTGVLWASVLLGVTEALVQTYVPGGGGWSDAVFFLMIFAALVGRSLRGAAR, via the coding sequence GTGGATCTCTTCCTGCAAACCCTGCTGAACGGCCTGCTGCAAAGCGGCGTGTACGCGCTGGTCGCCGCCGGGCTGGCCCTGGCGGTGGGCGTGGTCGGCATCGTGAACTTCGCCCACGGCGAGTACCTGATGATCGGCGCGTTTATCGCCTACGGCATGAGCGCGGTGCTGGGCGTGGACCCGCTGATCAGCGTGACGGTGGCAGCACTGGCGGTGTTCGCGGCCGGCGCGCTGACGTACCGGGTCGCGATCCGGCACGTGCTGGTCGCGCCGGAACTCAACCAGATGCTGCTCACCTTCGGCATCGGCATCGTGCTGCAGAACCTGGCGCTGCTGCTGTTCGGCGCGAACACCCGCACGCTCAGCACCGGGTACCAGGGCAGCAGCCTCGCCGTGGGCCCGCTGACGGTGGGCGGCCCGAAACTTGTGGCGTTCCTGCTGGCCGCCGCGCTGCTGGGCGGCCTGTACACCCTGCTGTACCGCAGCAGCCTGGGGCAGCAGATGCGGGCGGTGGCGCAGAACCGCCGCGGTGCGGCGTTGATCGGCCTGAACGTGGACCGGGTGTACCTGATCGCCTTCTCGGTCGCGTGCGCGCTGAGCGGCGTGGCGGGCGTGCTGGTGGCCACGACGCTGTTCGCCAGCCCGACGGTGGGGCTGGTGTTCAGCCTCAAGGCCTTCGCGATCATCGTGATGGCGGGCCTGGGCAACCTGACCGGGGTGCTGTGGGCGAGCGTGCTGCTGGGCGTCACGGAGGCGCTGGTGCAGACGTACGTGCCGGGCGGCGGCGGCTGGAGCGACGCGGTGTTCTTCCTGATGATCTTCGCGGCGCTGGTCGGGCGCTCGCTGCGCGGAGCGGCGCGGTGA
- a CDS encoding branched-chain amino acid ABC transporter permease produces MTARPEVLRAAHGAGRWRQLWPLLAYLLLAAAFPFLPFGARSEYLLQIGYFTVVAGVLALSWDLLARSGQLSLAHAAFYGIGAYGFALLSKAGLAWGVAMPLAALIAAAVSVLLGAVTLRLSGMYFAIATLAFTEVLRTVVQNLPDSLAGGANGMLVPALLAGSPRGQYFLAFAVLLLTVACSLAVRFSRLHLAFSAVRQGEDVARVLGVPVVRYRLLAFALSSFLAALAGVLYAGKTFFINPQETFSVATSIAPLTTSIFGGLYTTLGPVLGATVLRGSEELLHTVLKDGSLMVYGLVLILSILWLPRGLMGLRRRRPGGDV; encoded by the coding sequence GTGACGGCCCGGCCCGAGGTGCTGCGCGCCGCTCACGGGGCCGGGCGCTGGCGGCAGCTGTGGCCGCTGCTGGCGTACCTGCTGCTGGCCGCGGCCTTTCCGTTCCTGCCGTTCGGGGCGCGCAGCGAGTACCTGCTGCAGATCGGGTACTTCACCGTGGTGGCGGGCGTGCTGGCGCTCAGCTGGGACCTGCTGGCGCGCAGCGGGCAGCTGTCGCTGGCGCACGCGGCCTTCTACGGCATCGGCGCGTACGGCTTCGCGCTGCTGAGCAAAGCCGGGCTCGCGTGGGGGGTGGCGATGCCGCTCGCCGCGCTGATCGCGGCGGCCGTGAGCGTGCTGCTCGGCGCCGTGACGCTGCGGCTGTCGGGCATGTACTTCGCGATCGCCACGCTGGCGTTCACCGAGGTGCTGCGCACGGTGGTGCAGAACCTGCCGGACAGTCTGGCGGGCGGCGCGAACGGGATGCTGGTGCCGGCGCTGCTGGCCGGCTCTCCGCGCGGGCAGTACTTCCTGGCCTTCGCGGTGCTGCTGCTCACTGTGGCGTGCAGCCTGGCGGTGCGCTTCTCGCGGCTGCACCTGGCGTTCAGCGCGGTGCGGCAGGGGGAGGACGTCGCGCGGGTGCTGGGCGTGCCGGTGGTGCGCTACCGGCTGCTGGCGTTCGCGCTGAGTTCGTTTCTGGCGGCGCTGGCGGGCGTGCTGTACGCCGGGAAGACCTTCTTCATCAACCCGCAGGAGACCTTCAGCGTCGCGACGAGCATCGCGCCGCTCACCACCAGCATCTTCGGCGGGCTGTACACCACGCTGGGGCCGGTGCTGGGCGCCACGGTGCTGCGCGGCAGCGAGGAACTGCTGCACACCGTCCTCAAGGACGGCTCGCTGATGGTGTACGGGCTGGTGCTGATCCTGAGCATCCTGTGGCTGCCGCGCGGCCTGATGGGCCTGCGGCGGCGCCGGCCCGGGGGGGACGTATGA
- a CDS encoding ABC transporter ATP-binding protein translates to MTPVLRAEQLSKRFGGLQAVQGVSFSVAPGEILAVIGPNGAGKTTLLNLLSGLYRPSAGRLFLGDRDVTSLSVEGRCRLGLGRAFQIVRPFPEMTVHENVTVGALFGTPGTRLHDARAQAWTLLERTGLIAHAEKAAHDLTLLQDKRLEVARALATRPRLLLLDEVMAGLRPTEAQEAVALVRSVRDSGVSVLFIEHIMPVVRDLADRVIVMDQGQVLAEGPYHDVTQDPRVVSAYLGTPLTEVT, encoded by the coding sequence ATGACGCCGGTGCTCCGCGCCGAGCAGCTCAGCAAGCGCTTCGGCGGTCTGCAGGCGGTGCAGGGGGTGAGCTTCTCGGTGGCGCCGGGCGAGATCCTGGCGGTGATCGGGCCGAACGGCGCGGGCAAGACCACCCTGCTGAACCTGCTCTCCGGGCTGTACCGGCCCAGCGCGGGCCGGCTGTTCCTGGGCGACCGGGACGTGACGTCGCTCAGCGTGGAGGGACGCTGCCGGCTGGGGCTGGGCCGCGCGTTCCAGATCGTGCGGCCGTTCCCGGAGATGACCGTGCACGAGAACGTCACGGTGGGCGCGCTGTTCGGCACGCCCGGCACCCGGCTGCACGACGCGCGCGCGCAGGCCTGGACGCTGCTGGAACGCACCGGGCTGATCGCCCACGCGGAGAAGGCGGCGCACGACCTGACGCTGCTGCAGGACAAGCGGCTGGAAGTGGCGCGCGCGCTGGCCACCCGCCCCCGGCTGCTGCTGCTGGACGAGGTGATGGCGGGCCTGCGGCCCACCGAGGCGCAGGAGGCGGTGGCGCTGGTCCGCAGCGTCCGCGACAGCGGCGTGAGCGTGCTGTTCATCGAGCACATCATGCCGGTGGTGCGGGACCTGGCCGACCGGGTGATCGTGATGGACCAGGGGCAGGTGCTGGCCGAGGGCCCCTACCACGACGTGACCCAGGACCCGCGGGTGGTGAGCGCGTACCTGGGCACGCCGCTGACGGAGGTGACGTGA
- a CDS encoding ABC transporter ATP-binding protein, with the protein MDLRIEQLSAGYGKVQVLWDVSLQVSAGEFVAVIGANGAGKTTLLRTVSGLLRPSGGRVRLDGQDVTRATPTRMVQLGLGHVPEGRELFAQMTVRENLQLGTAVRAEAKQRQAAGLEQVYALFPRLEERGSQLAGTLSGGEQQMLAVGRALMGRPEVLLVDEPSLGLSPKVTQTVFGALKAVNAEGVAVLLVEQNVAQSLTLADRAYVLENGAVVQEGTGAALLADPGVRSAYLAL; encoded by the coding sequence ATGGACCTCAGGATTGAGCAGCTGAGCGCCGGGTACGGGAAGGTGCAGGTGCTGTGGGACGTGAGCCTGCAGGTGAGCGCGGGCGAGTTCGTGGCGGTGATCGGCGCGAACGGCGCCGGCAAAACCACCCTGCTGCGCACCGTCAGCGGCCTGCTGCGGCCCAGCGGCGGGCGGGTACGCCTGGACGGCCAGGACGTGACGCGCGCCACGCCCACCCGGATGGTGCAGCTGGGTCTGGGGCACGTGCCGGAGGGCCGGGAGCTGTTTGCGCAGATGACCGTGCGTGAGAACCTGCAGCTCGGCACGGCCGTGCGCGCCGAGGCGAAGCAGCGGCAGGCCGCGGGCCTCGAGCAGGTGTACGCGCTGTTCCCGCGGCTGGAGGAGCGCGGCTCGCAGCTGGCCGGCACGCTGTCCGGCGGGGAGCAGCAGATGCTGGCGGTGGGCCGGGCGCTGATGGGCCGACCCGAGGTGCTGCTGGTGGACGAGCCGAGCCTGGGCCTGAGCCCGAAGGTCACCCAGACGGTGTTCGGCGCCCTCAAGGCGGTGAACGCCGAGGGCGTGGCGGTGCTGCTGGTCGAGCAGAACGTCGCGCAGAGCCTCACCCTGGCCGACCGGGCGTACGTGCTGGAGAACGGCGCCGTGGTGCAGGAAGGCACCGGCGCGGCCCTGCTGGCCGACCCGGGCGTGCGCTCAGCGTACCTGGCGCTCTGA
- a CDS encoding Type 1 glutamine amidotransferase-like domain-containing protein, with protein sequence MKLLLTSAGITNPSIHSALEGLLGKPVAEASALCIPTAILPFPGGPFMAYRFLSGATANPMTELGWKSLGVLDLTALPSIKREYWVDAVQQADALLVYGGDVVYLSRWMRESGLADLLPSLHDTVYVGISAGSMVTAPVYGETYDDPQAPFVIQEGLGLVDFAVLPHLNHRNHPESSAAKVERMAAEVPVPTYGMDDQTAITVRDGVMAVISEGHWQRFPS encoded by the coding sequence ATGAAGCTGCTGCTGACGTCCGCGGGCATCACCAACCCCAGCATCCACTCGGCCCTGGAGGGGCTGCTGGGCAAGCCCGTCGCGGAGGCGAGTGCCCTGTGCATCCCCACCGCGATCCTGCCCTTTCCCGGCGGGCCGTTCATGGCCTACCGGTTCCTCAGCGGCGCGACCGCCAACCCCATGACCGAACTGGGCTGGAAGTCGCTGGGCGTCCTGGACCTCACGGCGCTCCCCAGCATCAAGCGAGAGTACTGGGTTGACGCGGTCCAGCAGGCGGACGCGCTGCTGGTGTATGGCGGCGACGTCGTGTACCTGAGCCGCTGGATGCGCGAATCGGGGCTGGCGGACCTGCTGCCGTCGCTGCACGACACCGTCTATGTGGGGATCAGCGCCGGCAGCATGGTGACGGCCCCGGTGTACGGCGAAACGTACGACGACCCGCAGGCGCCCTTCGTCATCCAGGAGGGGCTCGGGCTGGTGGACTTCGCGGTGCTGCCGCACCTGAATCACCGCAACCACCCGGAGAGCTCCGCGGCGAAGGTGGAACGCATGGCGGCCGAAGTGCCGGTCCCGACGTACGGCATGGATGACCAGACCGCCATCACGGTACGGGATGGGGTGATGGCGGTCATTTCCGAGGGCCACTGGCAGCGTTTTCCCTCCTGA
- a CDS encoding HD domain-containing phosphohydrolase, whose product MRASVSPLDKVVQPHPYDAVQDVLYILDAERRFTFVNAFALAAWHCTPDALLGQRFEDGLPVRPGQDLIDAVQQAIDRQERAEFETFGGRHQRWINLTLYPHHGGVLVQVRPLLRDVRTAARDANDALTGCLTRQTFLDVLATPHPCTQGAVLALVDLNRLKLMNAVRGHTGGDLHIRQVAHLLQEALPAGGLICRWGGDEFVLLAPGQNPGLLTRALDHALRHAPAPQPGVPAYSSGLAVWPGGTPFERAFAIADDRLQQQKDRLYAVLPDDGEVLNFVAFSQQLEMLDDPDDITQYTLERLLTLLDFDHAVFQVWDAGGATYTATHQAIRAGLPVPLPALGAPQPLAGAFRTVQRTQRTAWSTDYPSSPEVIPLMVEQGVKSGIMTPVFSQGRIVASITLRTVHRWHTITPHMRKVLELAALRLEHALELRRVAQQVRETLEAGLLTLGIALEARDLETHGHTQRTTEMAGRLGEALGLRGSDLDQLREGAYLHDLGKLCVPDAILHKPGRLTADEWTVMQTHTTRGWDLACRIPNLATAVLEVIRHHHERWDGGGYPDGLAGEAIPLVARIFAVCDVYDALISERPYKPAWSADAAVREIQAQSGRQFDPAVVRAFLSLHGEAALAAAVPRVS is encoded by the coding sequence ATGCGTGCATCCGTCTCCCCGCTCGACAAGGTGGTCCAGCCGCACCCGTATGACGCGGTGCAGGACGTGCTGTACATCCTTGACGCGGAGCGGCGGTTCACGTTCGTGAACGCCTTCGCGCTCGCCGCCTGGCACTGCACGCCGGACGCGCTGCTCGGCCAGCGCTTCGAGGACGGGCTGCCGGTCCGGCCCGGTCAGGACCTGATCGACGCGGTTCAGCAGGCGATCGACCGGCAGGAGCGCGCCGAGTTCGAGACGTTCGGGGGCCGCCACCAGCGCTGGATCAACCTGACCCTGTATCCGCATCACGGGGGCGTGCTGGTGCAGGTGCGGCCGCTGCTGCGCGACGTCCGGACGGCGGCGCGGGACGCGAACGACGCGCTGACCGGCTGCCTGACCCGTCAGACGTTCCTCGACGTGCTCGCCACCCCTCATCCCTGCACGCAGGGCGCGGTGCTGGCGCTGGTGGACCTGAACCGGCTCAAACTGATGAACGCGGTGCGCGGCCACACCGGCGGCGACCTGCACATCCGCCAGGTCGCCCACCTGCTGCAGGAGGCGCTGCCGGCCGGCGGGCTGATCTGCCGCTGGGGCGGGGACGAATTCGTGCTGCTGGCGCCGGGCCAGAATCCAGGGCTGCTGACCCGGGCCCTTGACCACGCGCTGCGGCACGCCCCGGCGCCGCAGCCGGGCGTGCCGGCGTACAGCTCCGGCCTGGCCGTGTGGCCCGGCGGCACCCCCTTCGAACGCGCCTTCGCGATCGCGGACGACCGCCTGCAGCAGCAGAAGGACCGCCTGTACGCGGTGCTGCCGGACGACGGGGAGGTGCTGAACTTCGTGGCGTTCTCGCAGCAGCTCGAGATGCTGGACGACCCGGACGACATCACCCAGTACACCCTGGAGCGGCTGCTGACCCTGCTGGATTTTGACCACGCGGTGTTCCAGGTGTGGGACGCGGGCGGCGCCACGTACACCGCCACCCACCAGGCGATCCGCGCGGGGCTGCCGGTCCCGCTGCCGGCACTGGGCGCTCCCCAGCCGCTGGCGGGCGCGTTCAGGACCGTGCAGCGCACGCAGCGGACCGCGTGGAGCACCGACTACCCGTCCTCGCCGGAGGTGATTCCGCTGATGGTCGAGCAGGGCGTCAAGAGCGGCATCATGACGCCGGTGTTCAGCCAGGGGCGGATCGTCGCCAGCATCACCCTGCGCACCGTGCACCGCTGGCACACCATCACCCCGCACATGCGCAAGGTGCTGGAACTGGCGGCGCTGCGGCTGGAACACGCGCTGGAGCTGCGGCGGGTGGCGCAGCAGGTGCGCGAGACGCTCGAAGCCGGGCTGCTGACGCTGGGCATCGCGCTGGAAGCGCGGGACCTGGAAACGCACGGGCACACCCAGCGCACCACCGAGATGGCCGGCCGGCTGGGGGAGGCGCTCGGGCTGCGCGGCAGCGACCTCGATCAGCTGCGTGAGGGCGCGTACCTGCACGACCTCGGCAAGCTCTGCGTCCCGGACGCCATCCTGCACAAGCCCGGGCGGCTCACAGCGGACGAGTGGACGGTGATGCAGACGCACACCACCCGCGGGTGGGACCTGGCCTGCCGCATTCCGAACCTGGCCACGGCGGTGCTGGAGGTGATCCGGCATCACCATGAACGCTGGGACGGCGGCGGGTACCCGGACGGCCTGGCCGGAGAGGCGATTCCGCTGGTGGCCCGCATCTTCGCCGTATGCGACGTCTACGACGCGCTGATCAGCGAGCGGCCCTACAAACCGGCGTGGAGCGCCGACGCGGCGGTCCGGGAGATCCAGGCGCAGTCGGGTCGTCAGTTCGACCCGGCGGTCGTGCGGGCCTTCCTGAGTCTGCACGGGGAAGCCGCGCTGGCTGCAGCCGTGCCGCGGGTGTCCTGA